One genomic region from Jiangella sp. DSM 45060 encodes:
- a CDS encoding carbohydrate ABC transporter permease — MHRAAQRRIIIPFLLPALLLLGVFFLYPLVRTIDISFTEWTRTGNSSYVGIENYTRLFDDPGYVNALKNAFLFTLVGGCMLFPVAIAIAWALNQRIHGEKFFRFVVFAPVVLSAAVVALMWKFIYHPTLGLINPALEGLGLGALARTWLGDASTALPAVAFTTVWHGIGIWVVLLSAGFERLPPDVLEAGRIDGAGEWRLFRSVMLPMLRDLFRILVVLWIVQTMQAFAFVFIMTNGGPYGSTDIVGTLMYRVAFERYEFGYAAAMGVALIVIMLVVTQIVNKVMKRDELQY, encoded by the coding sequence ATGCACCGAGCCGCACAACGCCGCATCATCATCCCGTTCCTGCTGCCCGCGCTCCTGTTGCTGGGGGTGTTCTTCCTCTATCCGCTGGTGCGCACGATCGACATCTCGTTCACCGAGTGGACCCGCACGGGCAACTCCAGCTACGTCGGCATCGAGAACTACACGCGGTTGTTCGACGACCCCGGCTATGTGAACGCGCTGAAGAACGCGTTCCTGTTCACACTGGTCGGCGGCTGCATGCTGTTCCCGGTGGCGATCGCCATCGCGTGGGCGCTGAACCAGCGCATCCACGGGGAGAAGTTCTTCCGGTTCGTGGTGTTCGCGCCGGTGGTGCTGAGCGCGGCCGTCGTCGCGCTGATGTGGAAGTTCATCTACCACCCGACGCTCGGGCTGATCAACCCGGCGCTGGAGGGTCTCGGCCTCGGCGCGCTGGCCCGCACCTGGCTCGGCGACGCGTCGACGGCGCTGCCGGCGGTCGCGTTCACGACCGTCTGGCACGGCATCGGCATCTGGGTGGTGCTGCTGTCGGCCGGGTTCGAGCGGCTGCCACCCGACGTGCTGGAGGCCGGGCGCATCGACGGCGCCGGCGAGTGGCGGCTGTTCCGCAGCGTCATGCTGCCGATGCTGCGCGACCTGTTCCGCATCCTGGTCGTGCTGTGGATCGTGCAGACGATGCAGGCGTTCGCGTTCGTGTTCATCATGACCAACGGCGGGCCGTACGGGTCGACCGACATCGTCGGGACACTGATGTACAGGGTCGCGTTCGAACGCTACGAGTTCGGCTACGCGGCCGCCATGGGCGTCGCCCTCATCGTGATCATGCTGGTCGTGACCCAGATCGTCAACAAGGTGATGAAGCGCGATGAGCTCCAGTACTGA
- a CDS encoding amidohydrolase family protein encodes MIVDVHAHTPTHRDAVPDDERRVYTGWRTDRPVTTTNSWADYDEAMADADVSIVFNIAVDDPEAATGLPYRPEDTNTSTAAFVAADPARRIGFMSVDPTAADAVDEAERCRELGLVGVKLGPNYQDFDPLSPRATAFYGYCQREGLPILFHQGASPIRHAPLRYTYPLVTDEIALAFPELRIVMAHMGHPWGKETVVTIRKHPHVYADVSSIYLRPWVCYESLLAAVEWGAAHKLLLGSDFPIANTGEAMAGLRRVNAITEGTALPRIPDEVIEQIIHADALGALGLSLEETS; translated from the coding sequence ATGATCGTCGACGTGCACGCGCACACCCCCACGCACCGCGACGCCGTCCCCGACGACGAGCGGCGCGTCTACACCGGCTGGCGCACCGACCGGCCGGTCACGACGACGAACTCGTGGGCCGACTACGACGAGGCGATGGCCGACGCCGACGTCTCGATCGTCTTCAACATCGCCGTCGACGACCCCGAGGCGGCCACCGGGCTGCCGTACCGGCCGGAGGACACCAACACGTCCACCGCGGCGTTCGTCGCCGCCGACCCGGCCCGGCGCATCGGCTTCATGTCCGTCGACCCGACCGCCGCCGACGCCGTCGACGAGGCCGAGCGGTGCCGCGAGCTGGGCCTCGTCGGCGTCAAGCTCGGCCCGAACTACCAGGACTTCGACCCGCTCTCGCCGCGCGCCACCGCGTTCTACGGCTACTGCCAGCGCGAAGGGCTGCCGATCCTGTTCCACCAGGGCGCCTCCCCCATCAGGCACGCGCCGCTGCGCTACACGTACCCGCTGGTCACCGACGAGATCGCGCTGGCCTTCCCGGAGCTGCGCATCGTCATGGCGCACATGGGCCACCCGTGGGGCAAGGAGACGGTGGTGACGATCCGCAAGCACCCGCACGTGTACGCCGACGTCTCGTCGATCTACCTGCGCCCGTGGGTCTGCTACGAGTCGCTGCTGGCCGCCGTCGAGTGGGGCGCGGCGCACAAGCTGCTGCTCGGCTCGGACTTCCCGATCGCCAACACCGGCGAGGCGATGGCCGGGCTGCGCCGGGTCAACGCGATCACCGAGGGCACCGCGCTGCCGCGGATCCCCGACGAGGTGATCGAGCAGATCATCCACGCCGACGCGCTGGGCGCGCTGGGCCTGTCCCTCGAGGAGACCTCGTGA
- a CDS encoding alpha/beta fold hydrolase, producing MSLPLVLIHAFPLTPAVFDDLAERLTGTTLIRPALRGFGGPPLDDAEPSVDVYADDVAAELRAQGIERAIVGGLSLGGYVTMALLRRHPDLVAGVVLADTKASEDTAEAKANRLRMADAVERHGSRALWPMLDTLLGETTRRDRADLVVRVRDWLDAAPPDGVAWAQRAMAARPPSFGTLREAAARGLTTSTVIVGAEDSVTGPDEAGAMAAALGGVTVHVVDGAGHLSPLEHPDAVAEIVSP from the coding sequence ATGAGCCTGCCGCTCGTCCTCATCCACGCGTTCCCGCTGACGCCGGCGGTCTTCGACGACCTCGCCGAGCGGCTGACCGGCACGACGCTGATCCGCCCGGCGCTGCGCGGCTTCGGCGGCCCGCCGCTCGACGACGCCGAGCCGTCGGTGGACGTCTATGCCGACGACGTCGCCGCGGAGTTGCGAGCCCAGGGGATCGAGCGGGCGATCGTCGGCGGGCTGTCGCTGGGCGGGTACGTGACGATGGCGTTGCTGCGCCGCCACCCGGACCTGGTCGCGGGCGTCGTCCTGGCCGACACCAAGGCGAGCGAGGACACCGCGGAGGCGAAGGCGAACCGGCTGCGCATGGCCGACGCGGTCGAGCGGCACGGCAGCCGGGCGCTGTGGCCGATGCTCGACACCCTGCTGGGCGAGACCACCCGACGCGACCGCGCCGACCTCGTCGTGCGGGTCAGGGACTGGCTGGACGCCGCACCGCCGGACGGCGTCGCCTGGGCGCAGCGCGCCATGGCCGCGCGCCCGCCGTCGTTCGGCACGCTGCGCGAGGCGGCCGCCCGCGGGCTCACGACCAGCACCGTCATCGTCGGCGCCGAGGACTCCGTCACCGGCCCGGACGAGGCCGGCGCCATGGCCGCGGCCCTCGGCGGGGTGACGGTGCACGTCGTCGACGGCGCCGGGCACCTCAGCCCGCTGGAGCACCCGGACGCCGTCGCCGAGATCGTCAGCCCTTGA
- a CDS encoding amidohydrolase family protein has protein sequence MIDFHTHTPAWNTVSWLGGATFGADEFVAFMDASGIDRAVVLSHDGLFNPTPAANDDLAAFVRAYPDRLTGFGTVTPRDRNAVAETERMFGELGLRGMKLHPWLQGFSLHEPALDPICEIVQGAGGVLLSHDGTPPYSTPSQIAALARRHPRLPVVLGHGGLHDLWREALAMIQETPNLYLCICGTPPYAARNILAEAPAHKVLFGTDAGLSDKASQDYAVARVREIDGWGITPQQRQAMLVENPARLLDAA, from the coding sequence GTGATCGACTTCCACACCCACACGCCGGCCTGGAACACCGTCAGCTGGCTGGGCGGCGCGACCTTCGGCGCGGACGAGTTCGTCGCGTTCATGGACGCGTCCGGCATCGACCGCGCGGTCGTGCTCAGCCACGACGGCCTGTTCAACCCGACGCCCGCCGCGAACGACGACCTCGCGGCGTTCGTCCGCGCGTACCCGGACCGGCTGACCGGCTTCGGCACCGTCACCCCGCGCGACCGGAACGCCGTCGCCGAGACCGAGCGGATGTTCGGCGAGCTGGGCCTTCGAGGGATGAAGCTGCATCCGTGGCTGCAGGGATTCAGCCTGCACGAACCGGCGCTGGACCCGATCTGCGAGATCGTCCAGGGCGCCGGCGGCGTCCTGCTCAGCCACGACGGCACCCCGCCGTACTCGACGCCGTCGCAGATCGCGGCGCTGGCCCGGCGGCACCCGCGGCTGCCGGTGGTGCTCGGCCACGGCGGCCTGCACGACCTGTGGCGTGAGGCGCTGGCGATGATCCAGGAGACGCCGAACCTGTACCTGTGCATCTGTGGCACGCCGCCGTACGCCGCCCGGAACATCCTGGCCGAGGCGCCGGCGCACAAGGTGCTGTTCGGCACCGACGCCGGACTGTCCGACAAGGCCAGCCAGGACTACGCGGTCGCGCGGGTGCGCGAGATCGACGGCTGGGGCATCACGCCGCAGCAGCGGCAGGCGATGCTGGTCGAGAACCCCGCGCGGCTGCTGGACGCCGCATGA
- a CDS encoding creatininase family protein, with protein sequence MTLIHWADVSRETLNEVLPEALVVLPVGAIEQHGRHLATGTDALLAATAAERAATLAAERAGRPLVLAPTLQFGASDHHLPFGGTLSLTPETLLAVLLDLLRSVAADGGRRVVLVNGHGGNVGVCHAAAAAASTRHRLAVAHVDYWRFADAAATVPGHAGEFETSLVSAVRPDAAGPVPPRAYPLPDISSTSGATVHDAALWTSIDGYTDHPERATADDGAARLDTVVAGLAACLADLTETL encoded by the coding sequence ATGACCCTCATCCACTGGGCCGACGTGTCGCGCGAGACGCTGAACGAGGTGCTGCCGGAGGCGCTCGTCGTCCTCCCGGTCGGCGCCATCGAGCAGCACGGCCGGCACCTCGCCACCGGCACCGACGCGCTGCTGGCGGCGACGGCGGCCGAGCGGGCCGCGACCCTCGCCGCCGAGCGGGCCGGGCGCCCGCTCGTCCTCGCGCCCACCCTCCAGTTCGGGGCGTCCGACCACCACCTGCCGTTCGGCGGCACGCTGTCGCTGACGCCCGAGACACTGCTGGCGGTGCTGCTCGACCTGCTGCGGTCGGTCGCGGCCGACGGCGGGCGCCGGGTGGTGCTGGTCAACGGGCACGGCGGCAACGTCGGTGTCTGCCACGCCGCCGCGGCGGCCGCGTCGACCCGGCACCGGCTGGCCGTCGCGCACGTCGACTACTGGCGGTTCGCCGACGCCGCCGCCACGGTCCCCGGGCACGCCGGCGAGTTCGAGACCTCCCTGGTCAGCGCGGTCCGCCCGGACGCCGCCGGCCCCGTCCCGCCGCGGGCCTACCCACTGCCCGACATCAGCTCGACCTCCGGCGCCACCGTCCACGACGCCGCGCTCTGGACGTCCATCGACGGCTACACCGACCACCCCGAGCGGGCCACCGCCGACGACGGCGCCGCGCGCCTCGACACAGTCGTCGCCGGTCTGGCCGCCTGCCTCGCCGACCTGACCGAGACCCTGTGA
- a CDS encoding ABC transporter substrate-binding protein, whose product MKTMRFVAPLAAGCLALAACSGGGDDDTANTGPEAGSWHEEIEGSPLEVGVLSAEGTPGLAILRELADGLEADYDGADVTLTFANTDARPGIEQRWRSGDPLDVDYGMFDGTNPALTVWADDGALLDLRPYLEQDDPETGEPWLDRFSPTVREFMENPSDGGIYGIPSELSLHVLFYNAGLFTELGIEPPRTWDDLLAANTALKAAGVDPIAVTGLFEPYMGMWSDHLWLRTVGYDKARAVLTGGEGHITEDPGFLEGLEKLQELRDQGAFLTGFEGTDFTAAQAQFFQGDAGMILMGTWLVSEMADVIPPDFQLGVVPFPAVEGGAGDQGAVMAALQEISIAAESENIPLALEWSRRLTSVDTQTRRAEEIGEVSAVVDVPSPPGIPGIDQVISEAEALEPRDYGITQSPAMDVIYPEIARLLFGEQDAQQTLERLDEGLRRVHGN is encoded by the coding sequence ATGAAGACGATGCGATTCGTCGCCCCGCTCGCCGCCGGGTGCCTTGCGCTCGCCGCGTGCAGTGGTGGCGGCGACGACGACACCGCGAACACCGGGCCCGAGGCGGGCAGCTGGCACGAGGAGATCGAGGGGTCCCCGCTGGAGGTCGGCGTGCTGTCGGCCGAAGGCACGCCGGGCCTGGCGATCCTGCGGGAGCTGGCCGACGGCCTCGAGGCCGACTACGACGGCGCCGACGTCACCCTGACGTTCGCCAACACCGACGCCCGCCCCGGCATCGAGCAGCGCTGGCGCTCCGGCGACCCCCTCGACGTCGACTACGGCATGTTCGACGGCACCAACCCGGCGCTGACGGTCTGGGCCGACGACGGCGCGCTGCTCGACCTGCGCCCGTACCTCGAGCAGGACGACCCCGAGACCGGCGAGCCGTGGCTGGACCGCTTCAGCCCGACCGTCCGCGAGTTCATGGAGAACCCGTCCGACGGCGGCATCTACGGCATCCCGTCCGAGCTGTCGCTGCACGTGCTGTTCTACAACGCGGGCCTGTTCACCGAGCTCGGCATCGAGCCGCCGCGCACCTGGGACGACCTCCTCGCCGCCAACACGGCCCTGAAGGCCGCCGGCGTCGACCCGATCGCCGTCACCGGGCTGTTCGAGCCGTACATGGGCATGTGGAGCGACCACCTGTGGCTGCGCACCGTCGGCTACGACAAGGCGCGGGCCGTGCTCACCGGCGGCGAGGGCCACATCACCGAGGATCCCGGCTTCCTGGAGGGCCTGGAGAAGCTGCAGGAGTTGCGCGACCAGGGCGCGTTCCTCACCGGCTTCGAGGGCACCGACTTCACCGCCGCCCAGGCGCAGTTCTTCCAGGGCGACGCCGGCATGATCCTCATGGGCACCTGGCTGGTCAGCGAGATGGCCGACGTCATCCCGCCTGACTTCCAGCTCGGCGTCGTCCCGTTCCCGGCCGTCGAGGGCGGCGCGGGCGACCAGGGCGCCGTCATGGCGGCGCTGCAGGAGATCTCCATCGCCGCCGAGAGCGAGAACATCCCGCTCGCGCTGGAGTGGTCGCGCCGGCTGACCAGCGTCGACACCCAGACCCGGCGGGCGGAGGAGATCGGCGAGGTCTCCGCGGTCGTCGACGTCCCCAGCCCGCCCGGCATCCCCGGCATCGACCAGGTCATCTCCGAGGCCGAGGCGCTGGAGCCGCGCGACTACGGCATCACGCAGAGCCCGGCCATGGACGTGATCTACCCGGAGATCGCCCGGCTCCTCTTCGGCGAGCAGGACGCCCAGCAAACGCTGGAGCGGCTCGACGAGGGACTGCGCCGGGTGCACGGCAACTAG
- a CDS encoding amidohydrolase family protein, whose product MIIDAHVRLGPGRSASLDVAGLTATMDRLGIDRALVAPGEYATAWDNRAGNDLTTAAAAASDGRLVAYAVANPWAGADAVAELARARDLGARALAVDAALQGFELLDGLIDPLLAFAQESGWLVYVRTGTPPHAVPLPLASLARRWPELSFVMGRSGATDFWIDAAPALRHAPNLYGDTCYAPWDTVLSEFARDPEIGAGRLVFSTDAPYTAPEAELARITGWPIPDDDRAAVLGGTLAGLLG is encoded by the coding sequence GTGATCATCGACGCGCACGTGCGGCTCGGACCCGGCCGGTCCGCCTCGCTCGACGTCGCCGGGCTGACGGCCACGATGGACCGGCTCGGCATCGACCGTGCGCTGGTCGCGCCCGGCGAGTACGCCACTGCCTGGGACAACCGCGCCGGCAACGACCTCACGACGGCGGCGGCCGCGGCCTCGGACGGCCGGCTGGTCGCGTACGCCGTCGCCAACCCGTGGGCCGGCGCCGACGCCGTCGCCGAGCTGGCCCGGGCCCGTGACCTCGGCGCCCGCGCGCTCGCCGTCGACGCCGCCCTGCAGGGGTTCGAGCTGCTGGACGGGCTGATCGACCCGCTGCTGGCGTTCGCCCAGGAGTCCGGCTGGCTCGTCTACGTGCGCACGGGGACGCCGCCGCACGCGGTTCCGCTGCCGCTGGCGTCGCTGGCCCGGCGCTGGCCGGAGCTCTCGTTCGTCATGGGCCGCAGCGGCGCGACCGACTTCTGGATCGACGCCGCTCCGGCGCTGCGCCACGCGCCGAATCTGTACGGCGACACCTGCTACGCGCCGTGGGACACCGTGCTCTCGGAGTTCGCCCGCGACCCGGAGATCGGCGCCGGACGGCTGGTGTTCTCGACCGACGCGCCCTACACGGCGCCGGAGGCGGAGCTGGCCCGGATCACCGGCTGGCCGATCCCGGACGACGACCGCGCGGCCGTGCTCGGCGGCACGCTGGCCGGCCTGCTCGGCTAG
- a CDS encoding VOC family protein → MASVRQVQVTFDCAEPERVARFWCEVLGYVMAPPPAGFAGWDEFNATLPPEQRGEASACVDPTGVGPRLFFQRVPEGKVVKNRVHLDVRVGTGLVGAERLATLQAECDRLVALGAVLVRVLPADEVNESCIVMQDIEGNEFDLD, encoded by the coding sequence ATGGCATCGGTCAGGCAGGTCCAGGTCACCTTCGACTGCGCTGAGCCCGAGCGCGTCGCCCGCTTCTGGTGCGAGGTCCTGGGGTACGTCATGGCGCCGCCACCTGCCGGGTTCGCCGGCTGGGACGAGTTCAACGCCACGCTGCCGCCCGAGCAGCGCGGCGAGGCGTCGGCCTGCGTCGATCCCACCGGTGTGGGCCCGCGGCTGTTCTTCCAGCGCGTTCCCGAGGGCAAGGTCGTGAAGAACCGGGTGCACCTCGACGTGCGGGTCGGCACCGGGCTCGTGGGTGCGGAACGCCTCGCCACCCTCCAGGCCGAGTGCGACCGCCTGGTCGCGCTCGGCGCGGTACTCGTGCGCGTTCTGCCCGCCGACGAGGTGAACGAATCGTGCATCGTCATGCAGGACATCGAGGGGAACGAGTTCGATCTCGACTGA
- a CDS encoding carbohydrate ABC transporter permease codes for MSSSTDVRPAPSAGPPTPPSSRRRRGGRRGSDRAPFRRFHLIIYLLLGAFAFSTAGAFAWVFNVSMKTNSEFIGTRPWTIAEDWRWQNYTDAWSSANVGSFFGNSVIVSVSATVLGVALAALAAYPLARIPFRGSGLVLSVFLLGLMVPWMVTFIPLYMTMQDLGLLDSRLGLALVYATYNLPFNVFVLVGFMKTLPGELEEAAAVDGAGPVRTFLRVILPLMGPGLASVSIISFLQNWNEFFYALVLIHSPDRMTLPLGLFQLGQAADYGTNWVTLFAGMMITVVPVLLVFALLQNQVTKGLTAGAIKG; via the coding sequence ATGAGCTCCAGTACTGACGTCCGCCCGGCGCCGTCCGCCGGCCCGCCCACGCCGCCGTCGTCGCGTCGTCGTCGCGGGGGCCGCCGCGGCAGCGACCGCGCGCCGTTCCGCCGGTTCCACCTGATCATCTACCTGCTGCTCGGCGCGTTCGCGTTCTCGACGGCGGGCGCGTTCGCCTGGGTCTTCAACGTGTCGATGAAGACCAACAGCGAGTTCATCGGCACCCGCCCGTGGACGATCGCCGAGGACTGGCGCTGGCAGAACTACACCGACGCGTGGTCCAGCGCCAACGTCGGCTCGTTCTTCGGCAACAGCGTCATCGTCAGCGTGTCGGCGACGGTGCTGGGCGTCGCGCTCGCGGCGCTCGCCGCGTACCCGCTGGCGCGCATCCCGTTCCGGGGCAGCGGGCTGGTGCTCAGTGTGTTCCTGCTCGGCCTGATGGTGCCGTGGATGGTCACGTTCATCCCGCTGTACATGACCATGCAGGACCTCGGGCTGCTGGACAGCCGGCTCGGGCTGGCCCTGGTGTACGCGACGTACAACCTGCCGTTCAACGTGTTCGTGCTGGTCGGGTTCATGAAGACGCTGCCGGGAGAGCTGGAGGAGGCCGCGGCCGTCGACGGCGCCGGCCCGGTGCGGACGTTCCTGCGGGTGATCCTGCCGCTGATGGGGCCCGGCCTGGCGTCGGTGTCGATCATCAGCTTCCTGCAGAACTGGAACGAGTTCTTCTACGCGCTGGTGCTGATCCACTCGCCCGACCGCATGACGCTGCCGCTCGGGCTGTTCCAGCTCGGCCAGGCCGCCGACTACGGCACCAACTGGGTGACGCTGTTCGCCGGCATGATGATCACGGTGGTGCCGGTGCTGCTGGTGTTCGCGCTGCTGCAGAACCAGGTGACGAAGGGGCTGACGGCGGGCGCGATCAAGGGCTGA
- a CDS encoding Gfo/Idh/MocA family protein, which yields MVAVALVGLGDIGRGAHLPALLRSPDVRLVAVADPVAAHREAVEALVGADVVVGASLDDALGAGPDGVVLATPPWATPELAIAALRAGRFVLAEKPVATSVAAAAVYSALTDAERGRLQIGLTYRHDPALARLKTWIDDGVLGGPLLVRAHVYDEPRVAGDAEHLARMRRTLEHGTPVVHEGAHVFDWLAHLLGPGALTVDDAWSLRTDPGLPAPNLTGARLRHPGGHQVLVEFGWLTDALPRCELTFLGPRGLATLDGSTFALRLATAAGEETAEFPGDRTTRDFDLQVARFAALVRGAADRPDPDLAAGLAALALAEQVATQGVTA from the coding sequence ATGGTCGCGGTCGCGCTGGTCGGCCTCGGTGACATCGGCCGTGGCGCGCACCTGCCCGCCCTGCTGCGCTCCCCCGACGTCCGCCTGGTCGCCGTCGCCGACCCGGTCGCGGCCCACCGCGAGGCGGTCGAGGCCCTGGTGGGCGCCGACGTGGTCGTCGGGGCGAGCCTGGACGACGCGCTGGGCGCCGGGCCGGACGGCGTCGTGCTGGCGACCCCGCCGTGGGCGACGCCGGAGCTGGCCATCGCCGCGCTGCGGGCCGGCCGGTTCGTCCTCGCCGAGAAGCCCGTCGCGACGTCGGTGGCAGCCGCCGCGGTGTACTCGGCGCTCACCGACGCCGAGCGCGGGCGGCTGCAGATCGGCCTCACCTACCGGCACGACCCCGCGCTCGCGCGGCTCAAGACATGGATCGACGACGGCGTGCTCGGCGGGCCGCTGCTGGTGCGCGCGCACGTGTACGACGAGCCCCGGGTGGCCGGCGACGCCGAGCACCTGGCCCGGATGCGGCGCACGCTGGAGCACGGGACGCCGGTCGTGCACGAGGGCGCGCACGTCTTCGACTGGCTGGCGCACCTGCTCGGACCCGGCGCCCTCACCGTCGACGACGCGTGGTCGCTGCGCACCGACCCCGGCCTGCCGGCGCCGAACCTCACCGGCGCACGGCTGCGGCACCCCGGCGGGCACCAGGTGCTGGTGGAGTTCGGCTGGTTGACCGACGCGCTGCCGCGGTGCGAGCTGACCTTCCTCGGGCCGCGCGGGCTGGCCACCCTGGACGGGTCGACGTTCGCGCTGCGGCTCGCGACCGCCGCCGGCGAGGAGACCGCCGAGTTCCCCGGCGACCGGACGACCCGCGACTTCGACCTGCAGGTGGCCCGCTTCGCCGCCCTCGTCCGCGGCGCCGCGGACCGGCCGGACCCCGACCTCGCCGCCGGCCTCGCCGCACTGGCCCTCGCCGAGCAGGTCGCGACGCAAGGAGTCACCGCATGA
- a CDS encoding dihydrodipicolinate synthase family protein: MAALDTRPTPDGGTTTADAAQLVRGVSPVLEVPFHADGAVDVAGFGRVVDYVLGTGVSSVMFPGFASEYHKLSEGERAELTDVLLSRTRDRADVAAIVAVQDHATRLAAQRARSAVDAGADLINLLPPHYLSPSRRAIHQHVGAVLAAVAPTPVVLQYAPSETGTSLDAATLRELAGEHPNLRLVKVESSPPGQLIAELAAAEPPLPSVEGYAGVQLPDAFRRGAVGTQPGCSFTEIYVEIWRRYEAGDHAGGDELHRRLLPFISYWMLDTELIIAAEKLISARRGLFADPYCREPGHRLDAEEIRMVDRFLTEFDAMLPHLG; this comes from the coding sequence ATGGCAGCACTGGACACTCGGCCGACACCGGACGGAGGCACCACGACCGCCGATGCGGCACAGCTGGTGCGTGGCGTCTCGCCGGTGCTGGAGGTGCCGTTCCACGCCGACGGCGCGGTCGACGTGGCCGGCTTCGGCCGCGTCGTCGACTACGTGCTGGGCACCGGCGTCAGCAGCGTGATGTTCCCGGGCTTCGCCTCGGAGTACCACAAGCTCTCCGAGGGCGAGCGGGCCGAACTGACCGACGTGCTGCTGTCGCGCACCCGCGACCGCGCCGACGTCGCGGCGATCGTCGCCGTGCAGGACCACGCGACCCGGCTGGCCGCGCAGCGCGCCCGGTCCGCCGTCGACGCGGGGGCGGACCTCATCAACCTGCTCCCGCCGCACTACCTGTCGCCGTCGCGGCGGGCGATCCACCAGCACGTCGGCGCCGTCCTGGCCGCCGTCGCGCCGACCCCGGTGGTGCTGCAGTACGCGCCGTCGGAGACCGGCACCAGCCTCGACGCGGCGACCCTGCGCGAGCTGGCCGGAGAGCACCCGAACCTGCGGCTGGTCAAGGTGGAGTCGAGCCCGCCCGGACAGCTCATCGCCGAGCTGGCCGCCGCGGAGCCCCCGCTGCCGTCGGTCGAGGGCTACGCCGGCGTCCAGTTGCCCGACGCGTTCCGCCGCGGCGCCGTCGGCACCCAGCCGGGCTGCTCGTTCACCGAGATCTACGTGGAGATCTGGCGCCGCTACGAGGCCGGCGACCACGCGGGCGGCGACGAGCTGCACCGCCGCCTGCTGCCCTTCATCTCGTACTGGATGCTCGACACCGAGCTGATCATCGCGGCCGAGAAGCTCATCTCGGCGCGCCGCGGGTTGTTCGCCGACCCGTACTGCCGCGAGCCGGGTCACCGGCTCGATGCCGAGGAGATCCGCATGGTCGACCGGTTCCTCACCGAGTTCGACGCCATGCTTCCGCATCTCGGCTGA
- a CDS encoding mandelate racemase/muconate lactonizing enzyme family protein yields the protein MTATVAAVQTAAVSLAAHPDLVVHGARGAHDRSDFLLVKVVTSDGVEGFGEVSATPIWSGEDGVTARHFVETILAPALVGRPLTPVGGLERLMDVALAQNPFTKAGVSIALWDAWARTLGVPLAVALGGPYRTEVPVKLSLSGDGEKLERAHAAAVAAGFGAFKVKVGLGVDGDVERFAHARSLVGDQAFLGMDANGGWSRSDAARAIRALTPYGPAFAEQPVRPDDLAGMRSLRDLGLPVVADESVFGTADLTRVVEAGAADVVSLYVGKSGGPGRAVAMAAQADAAGLDVLIGSNGELGLGAAAQLHVAAALPRLSAIPSDVIGAHYYAEDILAEPLAGDGAVVRLGAEPGLGVTLRDDLLREFR from the coding sequence ATGACGGCGACCGTCGCGGCCGTGCAGACGGCGGCCGTCAGCCTGGCCGCACACCCGGACCTCGTGGTCCACGGCGCCCGCGGCGCGCACGACCGCTCCGACTTCCTGCTGGTGAAGGTCGTCACGAGCGACGGCGTCGAGGGCTTCGGCGAGGTCAGCGCCACCCCGATCTGGAGCGGCGAGGACGGTGTCACCGCGCGGCACTTCGTCGAGACGATCCTCGCGCCGGCGCTGGTGGGCCGGCCGCTGACGCCGGTCGGAGGGCTCGAGCGGCTGATGGACGTCGCGCTCGCGCAGAACCCGTTCACCAAGGCCGGCGTCTCGATCGCGCTGTGGGACGCGTGGGCGCGCACGCTCGGCGTCCCGCTCGCGGTCGCGCTGGGTGGGCCGTACCGGACGGAGGTGCCGGTCAAGCTGTCGCTGTCCGGCGACGGCGAGAAGCTCGAGCGGGCGCACGCGGCCGCCGTCGCCGCCGGGTTCGGTGCCTTCAAGGTCAAGGTCGGGCTGGGCGTCGACGGCGACGTCGAACGGTTCGCGCACGCGCGGTCCCTGGTGGGCGACCAGGCGTTCCTCGGCATGGACGCGAACGGCGGCTGGTCGCGGTCCGACGCGGCGCGGGCGATCCGCGCGCTGACGCCGTACGGCCCCGCCTTCGCCGAGCAACCGGTGCGCCCCGACGACCTCGCCGGGATGCGCTCGCTGCGCGACCTCGGGCTGCCGGTCGTCGCGGACGAGTCGGTGTTCGGCACCGCCGACCTCACGCGGGTCGTCGAGGCGGGCGCCGCGGACGTCGTCAGCCTCTACGTCGGCAAGAGCGGCGGCCCGGGCCGGGCGGTCGCGATGGCGGCGCAGGCCGACGCGGCCGGGCTGGACGTGCTGATCGGGTCGAACGGCGAGCTGGGCCTCGGCGCGGCCGCGCAGCTGCACGTCGCGGCCGCGCTGCCGCGGCTGTCGGCGATCCCGTCGGACGTCATCGGCGCGCACTACTACGCCGAGGACATCCTGGCCGAGCCGCTGGCCGGCGACGGCGCCGTCGTGCGGCTCGGCGCCGAGCCGGGCCTCGGCGTCACCCTCCGAGACGACCTGCTGCGGGAGTTCCGATGA